The DNA sequence TGCCCTCCTCTTGTTATGCGCTCTCTGCGGCCTTTTTTCGGTATCATGATTTGTTGGAGTTTGTCCGCCCTGACAAATGATTTTATCGGAAGCAGAGAGCGTTTTTTTGTTTTGCTGCTCCTGCTCATCAACTGTGTGCGCTCTCAATCTGAGGATAGAGGCTATAAAAAGAATAGGCCGGGGCTTTGTTGGAATGCTATTTACTATAGTCAGTTCCGCAGCTGAAAACGTGGCGGCAAGAGCTGCTTTGCGTTTATAAGCTTTCAGGTCGGTTTCAAGCCTGACTATAAGCCGCCGTTTGCAAATGTTAGAGTTCTATACCATAAAAGACAGGCGGATAAAACTGCAACCAAGAAAAGGAGCCACAGTATGGGCAACGAAAATAAAGCCAAAAGCACAAAAAACAAGAAAAAAACGGATGGGAAGTTCCACAGCAAAAACATCAAGCATGATCCCGCCGCCGAAAGCGCTCGGGCAGTCTTTGGGCTGAACCCCACCCATTCCGCTGAAAACAACCACCAGCATCATACAGGAACGGAGGCATAACATGGAGAGCTTTAATACTTCCAGTCTGCCCATGCAGACACTGAAAGATGTACCCACACCCAACGCCAATGCTCAGAGAATCACGGCGCTGGTTAAAGCGGCCGGGCGGGTAACCGGTTATCAGCTGGCCGATGGACGCATACTCAACAAAAGCGAAGGCGTTCAGCTGGCCCGACAGGGCGGCATTGAGGGCGTTGGCATTGCCACCCGCAACGGCAGTGAATATCTGAAAGCCCTGCCAGACAGCAGTGACAGCAACAACCTGAGCAATCTGCCTTCGGTTAAGCAGTAGATGATGTAGAAGGCTTCTCATATTAAACAGGAATCTTATTATAAAAGCAAAAGGCCTCCGTCTTGAAACCGGAGGCCTTTTGCTTTTATATCGTGCGGCTAGTCCTGCTTTTTTGCAAGAGCCTTGTTTTCTCTCTTGGGGTTTGCCGGGAACCACCCTTTTTTCACCCGGTGTTCCTGCTCAAACAATTCTTTGATGCTCCAAAAACAGGAAAATCCCGTTACCCCCAAAACAGCAGATGGAAGCGTGCTTTTCACTAGGATCGAGCCTATCACAAATAAAAGACCACCCACTAAAAAGGCCGGAAAAATGCGTTTGGAAAAATAATACTCTGCCTTTATTACAATGGGGTGAAAAAGCCCTATAATCAAAAAAGAACAGAATCCAATCAGTATGCCGTCAAAAATATGCTTTACCCCCAATCTCAATGCAGTGGATATCCTTAAACTGGTAATATTGTAGCATATATTGCCCATCTTGAAAAGCAAATAAACTTATCGCCCATACTTATGTGTCACTTGATGAGTGTTTCCCCATCATCCGGTTTCGGAAGGCATTGGGGGTTGAGCGTGAGAAATTCCACCAGCACCTTTAGCCTGCTTATGGTGTAGCTGCTTAAAAAATGCTCGATCTGCTCGGTCTCTTTTAAAGGATCACGGCTGCCAAGCAGTGTGAGAAAGGCCTCCATGGTCTGGTGGCGATCCAGCAGATACTGGCCGTTTTCTCTCCCTTTTTTGGTGAGCTGGATGCTTTCATTGCGGTCATATTCCAGATAGCCCAGTTCTGTGAGCTTTAAAATCATTTTAGAAGCGGAAGAGGGGCGAACATGCAGCTGCTCCGATAACCGCCCTACCCGGGTATAGCCATCCTGCAAGCAGAGCTTAAAAGCCATTTCAAGGTAATCCTCCATAGCGGGGGTGAGGGAGGAATCCTGCTTGTTCATCAGTTGAAAGCCTCTGACAGTGTGATACTGAGAGCTTGTATTGTCTTTCATTGCGTCCAATCCTTTACCTGTTTTCTACAGTATATTCGTAACATAGGAGCTTTAAGCATCATATATTAGTCAAGGGAAAGGCTCTTTCCTGCGGCTAACAGACCAAGATATATTCTTATAGTGGTTTGATTGAACATATTGGTGCGTTTGCTTTTTTAGAACCTGTCTATCTCTTAAAATCAAGAGGGTAGTATGACACCCAATAAAGAGGATTATTGAAAGAAGAATTAGAAGCCGGGCGAAGAAAAACTCGCGTTGGCAACAAAAATATAGCGCAGGTTCTGGGGGTTGCAGAGAGGACCTGATTGATTACCAGCCTTATCAGGGTTTGCAGCTTACGGTGCAGGGGATACAGGCTGTCATTTCCGTGCTGGGAGAGGCATCTGAAGGTATTTCTCATACGCCAATTAGGCTATTTCTGAAGCGAAGCTTATGTGTCAACTTAATTTACAATTCTGGAGGTCCGTTACTTATGCAAAGAAAAATAAATCTGCTGGCAGGTGTGCTGCTTTCCTTTACGCTGGTGCTTACCGGCTGTGGCACTTCGGCGGCACCTGTGGATGATTCCGGCTCCAATGCTCTCAACATTGTGGCAACCACCACCATGCTGGCCGATCTGACCGCAGTCATTGGCGGAGAGCATGTGGCCGTAAATGGGCTTATGGGGCCTGGGATAGACCCACACCTGTATCAGGCCAGTGCAGGGGATGTGAGCCTGATGCAAAAAGCGGATATTGTGGTTTACAACGGCCTGCATCTGGAAGGGAAGATGGGGGAGATTTTTGAGTCACTTTCCCAGCAGGGAGCCGATGTGATCTGCATTCAGGAGGGGCTCGATTCCCAGCGCCTGCTGGAGACACAGGAAAAGGGTGTTTATGACCCACACATCTGGTTCGATTGTTCCTTGTGGGCCCAAGCGGCGGAGCATGTTGCCAAGGAGCTTGCGGAAGCAGATCCCACCCATGCCCAGGACTATAATGCCAACTTAGAAGCCTATTTAAAAGAGCTGGAGGAGTTGGATTCCTATGTAAAAGGCCGGGCGCAGGAGCTGGCACCGGAGCAGCGTGTTTTGGTTACCGCTCATGATGCTTTCCGGTATTTTGGAAAGGCTTATGGCTTTGAGGTCAAGGGCCTGCAGGGAATCAGCACCGATGCAGAAGCAGGAACCGCCGATGTAAGCCTGCTGGCAGAATACATTGCAGCCAATAAAATTAAGGCTATTTTCGTGGAATCCTCGGTGCCTCCCAAAACCATTGAGGCTTTGCAAGCCGCTGTAAAGGCAAAAGGCTTTTCAGTCAATATCGGCGGAGAGCTGTATTCCGATTCGCTGGGCGGAGAAGGCTCAGAAGCGGATACCTATATTTTAACGGTTAAGGCGAATGTTGATACCATTGTAGATGCCCTGAAATAACTCGATATAAACCAGCCCGGCCTAGAGGCGGGTCTGAACACACATGGAGGAGCTTAACGTGAATACAAAACAGCTGGATTATGCTGTAGAAATAAAGGCACTGACAGTTGCCTATGATACCAAGCCGGTTCTGTGGGATGTTGGTTTGAAAATTCCCCAAGGCGAACTGATGGCGGTAGTAGGCCCCAACGGAGCTGGAAAAACAACCTTGATCAAAGCCATGATGGGCCTTTTAAAGCCGGTTTCGGGTACAGTGGAATTTTGGTCCGATCAAACAGAGAATACCCGGAGTCAGCACAGCCGCGTGGGTTATGTGCCCCAAAACGGCAGCGTGGATTGGGATTTTCCCGCTACGGTGCTGGATGTAGTTTTGATGGGCTGCTATGGCAGGCTGGGCTGGATTCGCAGGCCCGGCAAAAAGGATCGGGAGCAGGCCTTGCAGATGCTCGGCAAGGTAGGCATGGAGGAATATGCCTACCGACAGATCAGCCAGCTTTC is a window from the Oscillospiraceae bacterium MB08-C2-2 genome containing:
- a CDS encoding CPC_1213 family protein, which translates into the protein MGNENKAKSTKNKKKTDGKFHSKNIKHDPAAESARAVFGLNPTHSAENNHQHHTGTEA
- a CDS encoding DUF3892 domain-containing protein, which codes for MESFNTSSLPMQTLKDVPTPNANAQRITALVKAAGRVTGYQLADGRILNKSEGVQLARQGGIEGVGIATRNGSEYLKALPDSSDSNNLSNLPSVKQ
- a CDS encoding DUF4491 family protein — protein: MFDGILIGFCSFLIIGLFHPIVIKAEYYFSKRIFPAFLVGGLLFVIGSILVKSTLPSAVLGVTGFSCFWSIKELFEQEHRVKKGWFPANPKRENKALAKKQD
- a CDS encoding iron dependent repressor, metal binding and dimerization domain protein, with translation MKDNTSSQYHTVRGFQLMNKQDSSLTPAMEDYLEMAFKLCLQDGYTRVGRLSEQLHVRPSSASKMILKLTELGYLEYDRNESIQLTKKGRENGQYLLDRHQTMEAFLTLLGSRDPLKETEQIEHFLSSYTISRLKVLVEFLTLNPQCLPKPDDGETLIK
- a CDS encoding zinc ABC transporter substrate-binding protein, with translation MQRKINLLAGVLLSFTLVLTGCGTSAAPVDDSGSNALNIVATTTMLADLTAVIGGEHVAVNGLMGPGIDPHLYQASAGDVSLMQKADIVVYNGLHLEGKMGEIFESLSQQGADVICIQEGLDSQRLLETQEKGVYDPHIWFDCSLWAQAAEHVAKELAEADPTHAQDYNANLEAYLKELEELDSYVKGRAQELAPEQRVLVTAHDAFRYFGKAYGFEVKGLQGISTDAEAGTADVSLLAEYIAANKIKAIFVESSVPPKTIEALQAAVKAKGFSVNIGGELYSDSLGGEGSEADTYILTVKANVDTIVDALK
- a CDS encoding metal ABC transporter ATP-binding protein; the protein is MNTKQLDYAVEIKALTVAYDTKPVLWDVGLKIPQGELMAVVGPNGAGKTTLIKAMMGLLKPVSGTVEFWSDQTENTRSQHSRVGYVPQNGSVDWDFPATVLDVVLMGCYGRLGWIRRPGKKDREQALQMLGKVGMEEYAYRQISQLSGGQQQRVFLARALIQQAEVYFMDEPFKGVDAQTEKAIVALLRELKNEGRTVVVVHHDLQTVAEYFDWVTLINLGVIACGPVEEVFHEENLKKTYRSTNTLLRSVV